In a single window of the Acidobacteriota bacterium genome:
- a CDS encoding sigma-70 family RNA polymerase sigma factor — protein sequence MTTSNTNEFESSRFSRADADLVARCRRGDQSAWDEIVDKYQRLIYAVPMRAGLSEEQAADVFQEVFLTLFNKIDEIEQPELLRSWIVTTAKFKTWGIIRGQKGKYPPADEDEMENEMANLKDSAPLQDEMLIELEQQHLIRRALATLEEKCRKMLSLLYLREPAASYAEVGKAIGVGETSISPLRSRCLKKLEKILRR from the coding sequence AAAGCTCACGCTTTTCGCGTGCGGACGCCGACCTGGTCGCTCGCTGCCGCCGCGGCGATCAGTCGGCGTGGGACGAGATCGTGGACAAATACCAGCGACTGATATACGCCGTTCCGATGCGTGCAGGGCTTAGCGAAGAGCAGGCTGCGGACGTGTTTCAGGAGGTGTTTCTGACGCTGTTCAACAAGATCGACGAGATCGAACAGCCCGAGCTGCTGCGTTCGTGGATCGTCACCACCGCGAAATTCAAGACTTGGGGCATCATACGCGGCCAGAAAGGGAAATATCCGCCGGCCGACGAGGATGAGATGGAGAACGAGATGGCAAACCTCAAGGACTCGGCCCCGCTGCAGGACGAGATGCTGATCGAACTCGAACAGCAGCATCTGATCCGCCGGGCGCTTGCCACCCTCGAAGAAAAGTGCCGAAAAATGCTTTCTTTGCTTTACCTCAGAGAACCTGCGGCCAGCTATGCCGAGGTGGGCAAGGCAATAGGCGTCGGCGAGACCAGCATCAGCCCGCTGCGTTCGAGGTGTCTGAAGAAATTGGAAAAGATATTGCGAAGGTAA
- a CDS encoding carboxypeptidase regulatory-like domain-containing protein, with product MSSLLEQRLDKIIGLMRNDRSTDAPADAIIYAKGLMRSRITAAEPGIVERIVAVLKMHLEPGKPAFGERSASAASARQMLFDAGAYAVDIRITKAGRSYELRGQIIGGETSSAEIRLTRGNKTLQTRTDEFGGFRFEKLPAGECEIAIVLSGKELVIPQITVE from the coding sequence ATGAGCAGCCTGTTAGAACAAAGATTGGATAAGATCATCGGCTTGATGCGGAACGACCGCTCGACCGACGCGCCGGCTGACGCGATCATATACGCAAAAGGGCTGATGAGGTCGCGGATCACGGCTGCAGAGCCCGGCATAGTCGAACGCATCGTCGCCGTGCTCAAGATGCACCTGGAGCCGGGCAAGCCGGCATTCGGCGAGCGTTCTGCATCAGCCGCCTCGGCACGGCAGATGCTTTTTGATGCGGGTGCTTACGCGGTGGATATCCGCATAACGAAGGCCGGACGCAGTTACGAACTGCGGGGGCAGATCATAGGCGGCGAAACGTCGTCCGCCGAAATAAGGCTCACCAGAGGAAATAAGACACTGCAGACACGAACTGACGAGTTCGGAGGCTTTAGATTTGAAAAGCTGCCGGCCGGCGAATGCGAGATCGCTATCGTCCTCAGCGGCAAGGAACTCGTCATCCCGCAAATAACGGTCGAGTAG
- a CDS encoding CHAT domain-containing protein, with protein sequence MRRSQLAESLAASPTAKGRTILLRQNSRLADARLADEIRKLCYKAWASDTKKVRPLARAVASLAKFNNDPAISATANWTAGIAAITSGQFEKADDNLKRASELFSGGSSAAESAAVNVARLICLAMLGRYDEAIEIGQSTKKIFASLGDHLAKGKVEMNLSNIFARRGSFDDALRYGTAARLSFLTANDRRWLVMAENSLANTLADIGRYGEAEQMYESALANAAAGKMDVTAAEIEASIGHLAVIRSRFARALHFLERSRGRYDELKMPHQSAIADLEIADIYAELGLSSQAVELYRRSAAAFRRFRLRAEEARARLALGRALSVSQARGAETELAAAAGLFAKEKNSGGVAAAHAASAEDALRRGLPEHALEMLAKFRRTDIADPRTHAAAALTEGRTMLRLGRRRPAAKAVEKALSAAREHSLDDLVRAAYEALGEIHESVDIDKAVSYLYSAVEAAERAGSSVAGADLGLAVAAKNAECYDSLTKLLLKQGKYEDAFRIVERGRSRDLLNAMSAGTAGRRSSKLKDAANEMRRELNLIYSRLASETGDEAERLSAAAKRKEKALADMERRSSSLNIQEKGVRSINAGLSANDIVSAIARGRTLIEYVVLDGMISAFSVSNGKLRYFEGLATAAEAAALMDELRFGFGAMRYGGEFAARFAESIKQRSDACLAKLYGLLIRPLEAVLSKELLIVPAGVLHYIPFNALFDGSSYLAEKYTVTLAPSASVWHRLKNRRPAANGEMLIIGYADEKIPHVDAEVAAIAATVKGAVRFSGKRAAYDAFMNNTAGREFIHLACHADFRSDDPFYSGLHLADGWVTVRDLVSEKISARLVVLSACETGMSDVRAGDEVVGLSRGFLAAGACGLAVSLWAVNDRSTAELMKHLYAELQRGATAAASLRQAQMKMIGRGHSPYHWGAFVYLGK encoded by the coding sequence ATGCGCAGATCGCAGTTGGCTGAAAGTTTGGCGGCGTCTCCTACGGCGAAGGGCCGCACAATTCTGCTCAGGCAAAACAGCAGGCTCGCCGACGCACGCCTCGCGGACGAGATACGCAAGCTCTGCTACAAAGCTTGGGCGAGCGATACGAAAAAAGTAAGGCCGCTAGCACGTGCGGTCGCATCACTGGCCAAGTTCAATAACGATCCAGCGATCTCTGCGACTGCGAACTGGACCGCCGGCATCGCTGCCATCACTTCCGGCCAATTCGAAAAGGCGGACGACAACCTCAAACGAGCTTCAGAATTATTTTCCGGCGGATCCTCGGCCGCTGAGTCCGCGGCGGTGAATGTCGCACGCCTGATCTGTTTGGCGATGTTGGGCCGCTACGATGAGGCGATCGAGATCGGGCAGAGCACCAAGAAGATATTTGCGTCGTTGGGCGACCACCTGGCAAAAGGCAAGGTCGAGATGAACCTCAGCAACATCTTTGCTCGCCGGGGCTCGTTCGACGATGCACTTCGTTACGGAACGGCCGCGCGGCTGAGTTTCCTGACAGCGAACGACCGGCGATGGCTGGTCATGGCTGAGAACAGCCTCGCCAACACGCTTGCGGACATAGGTCGCTACGGCGAGGCCGAGCAGATGTATGAATCGGCTTTGGCAAATGCCGCCGCCGGCAAAATGGACGTTACCGCGGCGGAGATCGAGGCGAGCATCGGTCATCTCGCGGTCATACGCAGCCGCTTTGCCCGCGCATTGCATTTTCTGGAGCGTTCCCGCGGCCGATATGACGAACTGAAAATGCCGCATCAGTCGGCCATCGCGGACCTTGAGATAGCCGATATTTACGCTGAGCTGGGACTGAGCAGCCAAGCCGTCGAGCTTTACCGCCGATCCGCCGCCGCATTTCGCAGGTTCAGGCTGCGGGCCGAAGAGGCTCGTGCCAGGCTGGCCTTGGGGCGGGCGCTTTCGGTTTCGCAGGCACGCGGAGCTGAAACGGAGCTTGCAGCCGCTGCCGGGCTTTTTGCAAAAGAAAAGAATAGTGGCGGTGTTGCCGCCGCCCATGCCGCATCAGCCGAAGACGCCCTGCGCCGCGGACTGCCCGAGCACGCGCTCGAAATGTTAGCTAAATTTCGGCGAACGGATATCGCGGACCCCAGGACACATGCTGCCGCCGCCCTTACCGAGGGCCGTACGATGCTGAGGCTCGGCCGCCGCAGGCCCGCGGCCAAGGCCGTTGAAAAGGCGTTGTCCGCCGCACGCGAGCACTCACTGGATGACCTAGTTCGTGCAGCGTATGAAGCTCTCGGCGAAATTCACGAGTCAGTCGATATCGATAAGGCCGTCTCATATCTCTACTCCGCCGTTGAGGCCGCCGAACGTGCGGGTAGCTCGGTCGCCGGGGCCGATCTGGGCCTTGCCGTCGCCGCAAAGAACGCCGAGTGTTACGATTCGCTGACAAAGCTGCTGCTGAAGCAGGGCAAGTACGAAGATGCGTTCAGAATTGTCGAAAGAGGCCGCAGCAGGGACCTTTTGAACGCGATGAGCGCAGGCACCGCCGGCCGCCGCAGTTCGAAATTGAAAGACGCCGCGAACGAAATGCGGCGCGAACTCAACCTGATCTATTCACGGCTGGCATCCGAAACAGGCGACGAGGCAGAGCGTCTTTCCGCCGCCGCGAAGCGCAAGGAAAAGGCACTTGCGGATATGGAAAGGCGGTCGAGCAGCCTGAACATTCAGGAAAAAGGTGTCCGAAGCATTAATGCCGGCCTCTCCGCAAACGACATCGTCAGCGCAATTGCCCGCGGTCGGACGCTGATCGAATATGTCGTTTTGGACGGCATGATCTCTGCGTTTTCGGTATCAAACGGCAAATTGCGGTATTTTGAGGGACTTGCGACGGCCGCTGAGGCAGCGGCATTGATGGACGAACTGCGGTTCGGTTTCGGAGCGATGCGTTACGGCGGCGAGTTCGCGGCGCGTTTCGCGGAGAGTATCAAGCAGCGGTCCGACGCCTGTCTTGCAAAACTGTACGGCCTGCTGATTCGGCCGTTGGAAGCCGTGCTGAGCAAAGAACTGCTGATCGTGCCGGCGGGCGTGCTGCATTACATTCCGTTCAACGCGTTGTTCGACGGTTCATCATATCTTGCAGAGAAATACACGGTGACCCTAGCGCCGAGTGCGTCGGTTTGGCATCGGCTTAAGAACCGCCGGCCCGCCGCGAACGGTGAGATGCTGATCATAGGTTACGCGGACGAAAAGATACCTCACGTGGATGCTGAGGTCGCCGCAATTGCGGCAACGGTCAAAGGTGCAGTGAGATTCAGCGGAAAGCGGGCGGCTTACGACGCATTCATGAACAACACTGCGGGCCGGGAATTTATACATCTGGCCTGTCACGCCGATTTTCGCAGCGACGACCCGTTCTATTCGGGCCTGCACCTGGCCGACGGCTGGGTGACGGTCCGAGACCTCGTATCCGAAAAGATCTCGGCACGGCTGGTTGTGCTGAGCGCGTGCGAAACGGGCATGAGTGACGTTCGGGCCGGCGATGAGGTGGTCGGGCTGTCGCGAGGGTTTCTGGCGGCCGGTGCATGCGGGCTCGCGGTCAGTCTGTGGGCCGTGAACGACCGTTCGACCGCCGAACTGATGAAACATCTCTACGCCGAATTGCAACGCGGTGCCACAGCGGCCGCATCACTAAGGCAGGCGCAGATGAAAATGATAGGACGCGGGCATTCGCCATACCATTGGGGAGCTTTCGTCTATTTGGGAAAATAA
- a CDS encoding S8 family serine peptidase, with amino-acid sequence MGNARPQTRHSGGPAGEMRGTVTPNKLLTIAIALFAIALSPLPAAADKNAEGDCSCVPGQVIVQLANSADLNAVAAQYGLSSTPISQVADPSIYLMNITSGQTPQQVVAAMTTPADPRIVFAEVNRKLSNAEREGLSWTQGRSWAIGRSWAIGGSSKGFGKQYFPRRIRLNEAFAAAGTRGLRIDNEAPVVVAVMDTGIDLSHPAFAGRLVPQSQMWDFVDNDNDPSEVGQLRQDPSYGHGTHVAGIIALTVPDAKIMPIRILGPDGSGELWRITAGLIWAANNGADVVNLSIGYPERVRLLKDLLDCVDVGTTPTGTTFPEIGTKRLAVAVASGNGGNSTMIYPAAEQADGMLSVGASTRYDSLAPFSSYERSWVDVTAPGEDIVSALPGGRYGVWSGTSMAAPIVAGITALVKARYPTTFPTPHDLLDRVKETAVDKRFNLQPFGEVRLKRVDALCAVTNNQNCPIPQNAGLFSGIEAFSVR; translated from the coding sequence ATGGGAAACGCCCGTCCGCAGACGCGCCATTCAGGCGGCCCGGCGGGCGAGATGAGGGGAACAGTGACGCCCAATAAATTACTAACAATTGCGATCGCACTTTTTGCTATAGCCTTGTCGCCTTTGCCGGCGGCCGCCGATAAGAATGCGGAAGGCGATTGTTCATGCGTTCCGGGTCAGGTCATCGTCCAGCTGGCAAATTCCGCTGACCTGAACGCCGTTGCGGCGCAGTACGGGCTGAGTTCGACGCCGATATCACAGGTCGCGGATCCATCGATCTATCTGATGAATATCACATCGGGCCAGACGCCCCAGCAGGTCGTCGCGGCGATGACAACGCCGGCCGATCCTCGCATCGTTTTTGCCGAGGTGAACCGAAAACTCTCAAATGCTGAACGCGAGGGCCTTTCGTGGACACAGGGCCGTTCGTGGGCCATTGGCCGTTCGTGGGCAATAGGCGGCAGCTCGAAAGGCTTTGGAAAGCAATATTTTCCGAGGCGAATTCGCCTCAACGAGGCATTTGCGGCGGCAGGGACACGAGGGCTGCGTATAGACAACGAAGCTCCCGTGGTCGTCGCGGTGATGGATACCGGCATCGACCTTTCGCATCCGGCTTTCGCGGGCCGGCTTGTACCGCAGTCGCAGATGTGGGATTTCGTCGATAACGACAATGACCCGAGCGAGGTCGGACAGCTGCGGCAAGATCCGTCCTACGGACACGGAACGCATGTGGCGGGCATAATCGCCCTGACGGTTCCCGATGCCAAGATAATGCCCATCCGCATTCTGGGGCCCGACGGTTCGGGCGAGCTGTGGCGTATCACCGCGGGCTTGATCTGGGCTGCCAATAACGGTGCGGACGTTGTGAATCTGAGCATTGGCTATCCGGAAAGGGTGCGGCTGCTGAAGGATCTGCTGGATTGCGTTGACGTCGGAACGACGCCGACCGGTACGACCTTTCCCGAGATCGGCACCAAAAGGCTTGCCGTCGCTGTGGCGTCGGGTAACGGCGGAAATTCCACAATGATCTATCCTGCCGCCGAACAGGCTGACGGCATGCTGTCTGTCGGGGCAAGCACCCGCTACGATTCACTGGCACCTTTCTCTTCTTACGAGCGTTCCTGGGTCGATGTCACGGCTCCCGGCGAGGACATCGTCAGTGCACTGCCGGGCGGGCGATACGGTGTTTGGTCCGGAACGTCGATGGCCGCTCCGATAGTCGCCGGCATAACGGCACTGGTCAAGGCACGATATCCGACCACGTTCCCGACGCCGCATGACCTGCTGGACCGCGTGAAGGAAACCGCAGTTGATAAACGATTCAATCTGCAGCCCTTCGGCGAGGTCCGGCTGAAACGCGTAGATGCGCTGTGTGCCGTTACCAATAACCAAAACTGCCCTATTCCTCAAAATGCAGGCCTATTCTCCGGCATCGAGGCGTTTTCTGTGAGATAG